Genomic DNA from Alphaproteobacteria bacterium PA2:
GGGGTCATGCTCAACCCCCTGCGCACCGGCCTCTTTACGACGCTGAAGGAAATGGGCGCCGACCTGACCATAGAGAACATCCGCGATGAGAGCGGCGAGCCGGTGGGCGATATCACCGCCCGGTATTCGGCCCTGGCAGGCGTGGACGTGCCCCCCGAGCGGGCGCCGTCTATGATTGACGAGTATCCGATCCTGGCCGTGGCCGCGGCCTTTGCAACAGGCGTAACCCGCATGACCGGCATTGGCGAAATGCGGGTCAAGGAGAGCGACCGGATCGCCCTGATGGCGGCGGGGCTGAGCGCCTGCGGCCTCGGCGTCGAGGAAGAACCCGAGGGCCTGACCGTCGTCGGCTCCGGCGGCGGCAATCATCCTGCGGCCGGCGGGGCCCAGGTGGTCACCAGGGGCGATCACCGCATCGCCATGTCCCATCTGGTCATGGGTCTGGCGGCTGATGGGCCGATCACTGTGGATGAGCCCGGCATGATCGCCACCAGCTTCCCCGGTTTTGTCGAAATGATGCGCGGCCTGGGCGGAGAACTGGCCGGAGAGCAGGGTTGAGGCCGCCCTTCGTCATCGCCGTCGACGGGCCCGCCGCCTCGGGCAAGGGGACGATCTCCAGCGATCTCAGCCTGCACTATGACCTGCCCATGCTGGACACCGGCCTGCTCTACAGGGCGGTGGGGGTGATCCTGAAGCGCCAGGGCGGTGATCTGGATGATGCGGCGGCGGCGGCCCGGGTCGCCCGGGACCTGCAGGCCGGCGATCTGGACGATGATGACTTCCGCACCCGGGAAGCCGGAGAGTGCGCCAGCCGGGTGGCTGTGCATCCCGCCGTCCGCGCCGCCCTTCTGGACCTGCAGCAGGTCTTCGCCCGGCGAACGGAGGGATCGGTGATTGACGGCCGGGATATCGGTACGGTGATCGCCCCGGAAGCGCCGGCCAAACTCTATGTGACCGCAGATCCCGAAGTCCGCGCCGAGCGCCGTTTCAAACAGCTGAAAGGTCGTGGCGAGGACGTCACCTTCCGCGAAATCCTCGAGGATATCCGCCGCCGGGATGCGCGCGACGGCGGCCGCAGCGACGCCCCGATGATCCAGGCGCCCGACGCGGTCTTGCTCGATACGTCGCAAATGACTATAGAGCGCGCCACCGATGCGGCCCGCCGCATTGTCGAGGCGGCGCGCGCGCGCTGGGAAATTTCCCGGTAAGCAAATCCAACCGCGCCTTTCCCTCGGTCGCCGCGGGCAAATTCAAACCGCGCAGGTCCGCCTGCGCCTTCGGTTGCAACCCTTAACCCGACGCCGGGATTCCGTTCGACCGCCATGTGCGGCTCGGATCCTTTCCCTTTTTCCTGAAGGGGCGTCACAGAAGATGAAAGACCCAAATGGCTGACGATATGAGCCTCAGTCCCTCCCGGGACGATTTCGCCTCCCTCCTCGACGAGTCCATGGGCGGCCGTGACTTCATGGAAGGTCAGGTTGTCAAAGGCATCGTGGTCGGAATCGAAAAAGATTTCGCCATCATCGATGTCGGGCTGAAGACCGAAGGCCGGATCTCCGTGAAGGAATTCGGCGTTGATGAGTCCGGTGAAAGCCCGATCAAGATCGGCGCCACTGTCGAAGTCTTCCTCGAGCGCGTTGAAAACGCCATGGGCGAAGCCGTCATCAGCCGCGACAAGGCCCGCCGCGAAGAGGCCTGGACCCGTCTGGAAGTCGTGCACGAGCGCAACGAGCCGGTTATGGGCACCATTGTTGGCCGCGTGAAGGGCGGCTTCACCGTCGACCTCGGCGGCGCCTCGGCCTTCCTGCCGGGCAGCCAGGTGGACATTCGTCCGGTCCGCGACGTCGGCCCGCTCATGGGCAAGGAACAGCCCTTCGCCATCCTCAAGATGGACCGTCCCCGCGGCAATATCGTCGTGTCCCGCCGCGCCATCCTGGAAGAAGCCCGCGCCGAGCAG
This window encodes:
- a CDS encoding cytidylate kinase, translated to MRPPFVIAVDGPAASGKGTISSDLSLHYDLPMLDTGLLYRAVGVILKRQGGDLDDAAAAARVARDLQAGDLDDDDFRTREAGECASRVAVHPAVRAALLDLQQVFARRTEGSVIDGRDIGTVIAPEAPAKLYVTADPEVRAERRFKQLKGRGEDVTFREILEDIRRRDARDGGRSDAPMIQAPDAVLLDTSQMTIERATDAARRIVEAARARWEISR